In the genome of Pelodiscus sinensis isolate JC-2024 chromosome 3, ASM4963464v1, whole genome shotgun sequence, one region contains:
- the SOCS5 gene encoding suppressor of cytokine signaling 5 gives MDQVGKMWNNFKYRCQNLFNHEGGNRNENTDVDSSRHSSVKDRSIHVPDLAQQQLSSPLRENIALQLGLSPSKNSVKRNQNCVTDIPQIVEISIEKDNDTCVTGTRLARRDSYSRHAPWGGKKKHSCSTKTQSSMDNDKRFGRTRSGFQRRERRYGVSSVHDMESVSNRTVGSRSLRQRLQDTVGLCFPMKTYSKRSKPIFSNKRKIHLSELMLEKCPFPAGSDLAQKWHLIKQHTAPVSPHSTFFDTFDPSLISTEDEEDRLRERRRLSIEEGVDPPPNAQIHTFETTAQVNPLYKLGPKLAPGMTELTGDNSATLQGNCEHEEDATTLCLQSRRQKQRQVSGESHIHSSRQGAWKVHTQIDYIHCLVPDLLKITGNPCYWGVMDRYEAEALLEGKPEGTFLLRDSAQEDYLFSVSFRRYNRSLHARIEQWNHNFSFDAHDPCVFHSSTVTGLLEHYKDPSSCMFFEPLLTVSLNRTFPFSLQYICRAVICRCTTYDGIDGLPLPSMLQDFLKEYHYKQKVRVRWLEREPIKTK, from the coding sequence ATGGATCAAGTGGGAAAGATGTGGAACAACTTCAAATACAGATGCCAGAATCTCTTCAATCATGAAGGTGGAAACAGAAATGAAAACACAGATGTAGACTCCAGTAGGCATTCCTCTGTTAAAGACCGAAGTATCCATGTGCCCGATTTGGCTCAGCAGCAACTAAGCAGCCCTCTAAGAGAGAACATTGCCTTACAACTGGGTTTAAGTCCTTCAAAGAATTCAGTGAAGAGAAATCAGAATTGTGTCACTGACATCCCTCAAATTGTTGAAATAAGCATTGAGAAAGATAATGACACGTGTGTCACAGGAACTAGACTTGCACGAAGAGATTCCTATTCCCGGCATGCTCCTTGGGGTGGGAAGAAGAAACATTCCTGTTCTACAAAAACCCAAAGCTCAATGGATAATGATAAAAGATTTGGTCGAACACGAAGTGGCTTCCAAAGGAGGGAGCGAAGATACGGCGTGAGCTCTGTTCATGATATGGAGAGTGTATCAAACAGGACGGTAGGTAGCCGTTCTCTGCGACAGCGGCTTCAGGATACTGTTGGGTTATGTTTTCCCATGAAAACTTATAGCAAGAGGTCAAAACCTATCTTTTCTAATAAAAGAAAGATTCATCTCTCTGAACTAATGCTTGAGAAATGTCCTTTCCCTGCTGGATCTGACCTTGCCCAAAAGTGGCATCTGATTAAGCAACATACAGCTCCCGTGAGTCCTCATTCAACTTTTTTTGATACATTTGATCCTTCCTTGATTTCCACAGAAGATGAAGAAGACCGACTTAGAGAGAGACGTAGGCTTAGTATTGAAGAAGGGGTGGATCCCCCTCCTAATGCCCAAATACATACTTTTGAAACTACAGCACAGGTTAATCCATTATATAAATTGGGACCAAAGTTAGCCCCAGGTATGACTGAGCTGACTGGAGACAATAGTGCAACACTACAGGGAAACTGTGAACATGAAGAGGATGCAACAACACTCTGCTTGCAGTCTCGCAGGCAAAAGCAACGTCAGGTGTCTGGAGAGAGCCATATCCATAGTAGCAGACAAGGAGCTTGGAAAGTACACACGCAAATTGATTACATACACTGCCTTGTGCCAGACTTGCTTAAAATAACAGGTAACCCATGTTATTGGGGTGTGATGGACCGTTATGAAGCAGAGGCTCTCCTGGAAGGCAAACCTGAAGGCACTTTTTTGCTCAGGGATTCTGCACAAGAGGACTATCTCTTTTCTGTGAGCTTCCGTCGTTATAACCGATCCCTACATGCACGTATTGAGCAATGGAATCACAACTTTAGTTTTGATGCTCACGATCCCTGTGTATTTCACTCCTCCACAGTTACAGGACTTCTAGAACACTATAAAGATCCTAGTTCTTGCATGTTTTTTGAACCATTACTTACTGTATCTCTGAACAGGACTTTTCCTTTTAGTCTGCAGTATATCTGCCGGGCAGTAATCTGCAGGTGCACTACATATGATGGAATTGATGGTCTCCCTTTACCATCAATGTTGCAAGACTTTCTAAAGGAATATCACTATAAACAAAAAGTCCGGGTGCGATGGTTGGAACGGGAACCCATTAAGACAAAGTAA